CTGGCCTGGCGCGACGGCCAGTCGCTGTACCTGCCGGACAAGATCGACCTGTACCCGGATACCGCCCTCAACCGCGATCTGTACTTCTGGCTGATGGCACTGGCGGCGCAGCCGGTGCCGGCGGGCGACTGGCTCAGCCGCAACCGCCTGGCGGCGGCAGCCTGCCTGGCGCAGATGCCCGGCCTGGCCGCGCTGTACCGCCGGCTGGTGGCCGCCTTGCTGCCGCTGCGTGACAACCCGCGCGAGCCGGCTGCCGCTGCGCGCGAAGCCGCCATCCGCCAGGCGCTGCAGGCGCCGGAACAGGCGGTGCAACTGCCGGCCGCCGGCGGCGCGCCGCAGCCGGTGCTGCTGTGGCTGCATCCGGAACCGCCGGGCAGCGCTGCGGCCAACCCCGACGATGGCCAGACACCGGAATCCAGCCAGGGCGACAGCCGCGATGGCCGCCAGCGCCGCCGCTACCGCGCGCGCCGCGAAACGCCGGACGAACGCAAGAACGGCATGCTGCTGCAGTTCCGCGCCGAAAGCATCTTCACCTGGGACGACTACGTGAAGGTGAACCGTCACCAGGATGACGACGACGTGGACGACGGCGCCGCCGCCGAAGACATGGACCGCCTCACCGTGGCGCGCGACGGCAAGACTCGCTCCAGCCGCCTCAAATTCGACCTCGACCTGCCGGCGGCAGCCTACGACGACACCCCGCTGGGCGGTGGCATCCTGCTGCCGGAGTGGGACTGGCGGCGGCAGCGGCTGGTGGCAGACCACTGCCGGCTGCAGCCCATGCAGCCGCGCGACGCGCAGCCGGCCGGCTTGCCGGACAGCCTGCGGCCGCTGGCGCGCCGCCTGCGCCGCCAGTTCCAGGCGCTGTCGCCGGAGCGCACCCGCAAGAGCGGCGAAGCCAGCGGGCCGGATATCGATCTGGACCGGGTGATCCGCTTCCTGGCTGAGCGCAACAGCGGCGTGGCGGTGGCCGAGCCGGCGCTGTACCAGGCCTGGCCGCCGGGCGGGCGCAGCATGGCCTGCCTGCTGCTGGCCGATCTGTCGCTGTCCACCGAAAGCTGGCTGGGCGAAGCCGGGCAGGTAATTCACGTGATCCGCGACAGCCTGCTGCTGTTCGCCGAGGCGCTGGCCGCCTGCGGCGACAGTTTCGGCCTGTACGGTTTTTCCTCCATCCGCCGCAGCGAGGTGCGCTACCTGCTGCTGAAGGATTTTGCCGAGCGCTATGACGACGCCGCGCGCGGCCGCATCCTGGCGATACGCCCCGGCTACTACACGCGCATGGGCGCCGCCATCCGCCAGTCCACCCGCATCCTGCTGGAGCAGCCGGCGCAGCGCCGGCTGTTGCTGATCGTCTCCGACGGCAAGCCCAACGACCTGGACCACTACGAAGGCCGCTACGGCGTGGAAGACACCCGCCACGCGGTGCTGGAGGCCAGGCAGGCCGGGCTGATCCCGTTCTGCGTCACGGTGGACAAGGAGGCCGGCGAATACCTGCCGCACCTGTTCGGCCGCCGTGGTTACAGCGTGGTGCACGACGCGCGGCGGCTGCCGCAGGTGCTTACCAGCCTGTATGCGCGGTTGACGGCGTAGGGCGGGTTGGCCGCATCAGCTCGGCACAGCCGCGTAGCTTGGGTTGAGCGTAGCGAAGCCCAACGTTTACCGGGTTGGTTTGGTGGTGTTGTCTGGTGTGGAGTCCGCTGCGCGGATGATGGTTTGAAGTCGCCGGTTCCGCCCGGCACACGGGGTACTTTCTTTTGCTTCACCAAAAGAAAGTACCCAAAGAAAAGGCGACCCCTGATATCTATTGGCGCTGCTCGAAACCCCGTGCAAAAAGGCACGCCCCAGGCGCCGCCGAACTCGCCCCTCGCTAACGGCTCGGGGCTCAGACAGATCGGCGTCTTAAAACCTGGGACGCACAATTTTGCCCGGCTCGCGCCAACGGGACTGGGGCACGTCGGTTCGGCTCTGCCTGCACCTATCCGGGCTACGGGTCTACGCGGCAACGCGTTCACAGGTAGGGCGGAAGCCCGGTTTTACCGGGCGTTCCGCCGTTCGAATACAAGGTTGGCCGCATGCTGGCGGAACACCCCTGGCGGGGCTTCCGCCCTACGTGCTACGGCTTGAGCTTGGCCGCATCCGGGATGCAAGACATGCGGCCAACGTTGGCCGCAAGAAAAGGAGGCCGTCATGGCCAAGAAGTTTCCCATTCACCCGGCGCATCCGGAGCGTGTGTGCTGGGGCTGCGACAAGTACTGCCCGGCCGGGTCGTTGCAATGCGGCAACGGTTCCGGGCGCACTCAGCACCCGGCGGAGATTCTCGGCGACGACTGGTACCTGCATGGCGACTGGGGTCTGGAGCTTGAGGAAAATACCCCTGCTGACGTGTCCGGAAAGCGTTGATGCGAATCAATGCTGGCGTCCTGATGGCGGGCGGATGATGCACGCATCGATTCCTTCATAAGCGTGGTGGAGAACATCATGAAAGTCCCGAGGATGAGCGCGCTCGCACAAGGCGTATTGCTGGTAACCCTGCCGCTGGCGGCAAGCCTGGCCTGGGCCGATGCGGCTGCCAAGCCCCAGCCGGAGGCGGCCTATCAGTCAGCCCCTTCGCCGCTGGCCGGCGAGGAGATGTACCAGAACATCAACCCCAAGGCGCCGCCGATGACCAAGGCGGAGTTTGCCCGTGCCAAGCAGATTTACTTCGAGCGCTGCGCCGGCTGTCACGGCGTGCTGCGCAAGGGTGCTACCGGCAAGCCGCTGACCCCGGACATCACCCTGGCCAAGGGCACCGATTACCTGAAAGTGTTCATCGCCTACGGCAGCCCGGCGGGCATGCCCAACTGGCAGACCTCCGGTGAAATGACGCCGCAGGACGTGGACCTGATGGCGCGCTACGTGCAGCAGGAGCCGCCGACACCGCCGGAATACTCGATGGCCGACATCGAGAAGTCGCGCAAGGAGCTGGTGCCGGTGGCCCAGCGCCCGACGCACAAGATGAACAACTACAACCTGGACAACCTGTTCTCGGTAACGCTGCGTGACTCCGGCGAAGTGGCGCTGATCGACGGCGACTCCAAGCAGATCATCAATATCGTCAAGACCGGCTACGCGGTGCACATCTCGCGCCTGTCCAGCTCCGGCCGCTACCTGTACGTGATCGGCCGCGATGCCAAGATCAACCTCATTGACCTGTGGATGCCGAAGCCGGACAACGTGGCCGAGGTGAAGGTGGGCCTGGAAGCGCGCTCGGTGGAAACTTCCAAGTTCAAGGGCTGGGAAGACAAGATCGCCGTGGCCGGCACCTACTGGCCGCCGCAGTTCGTGATCATGGATGGCGATACGCTGAAACCGCGCAAGATCGTCTCCACCCGCGGCATGACCGTGGACAACGAGTACCACCCCGAGCCGCGCGTGGCGTCCATCGTGTCCAGCCACTACAAGCCGGAATTCGTGATCAATGCCAAGGAGACCGGCAAGATCATGATGGTGGACTACTCCGACCTGAACAACCTCAAGACCACCACTATCGATTCCGCCAAGTTCCTGCATGATGGCGGCTTCGACAGCAGCGGCCGCTACTTCCTGGTAGCCGCCAACGCCTCCAACAAGATCGCGGTGGTGGATACCAAGCTCGACAAGCTGGCCGCGCTGGTGGACGTGGGTAAGACCCCGCACCCGGGCCGTGGCGCCAACTTCGTGCATCCCAAGTTCGGCCCGGTGTGGAGCACCTCGCACCTGGGTAGCGACGACGTGACGCTGATCGGCACCGACCCGGTGAAACACCCGCAGTACGCCTGGAAGGCCGTCGCCACCTTCAAGGGCCAGGGCGGTGGTTCGCTGTTCATCAAGACCCACCCGAAATCGCACAATCTGTGGGTGGATACCCCGCTGAACCCGGAAGCCAAGGTCAGCCAGAGCGTGGCGGTATACGACATCAACAACCTGGACAAGGGCCCGCAGATCGTGGACGTGGCCGCCTGCGCCAAGCTGGGTGATGACGGTGCCAAGCGCGTGGTGCAGCCGGAGTACAACAAGGCCGGCGACGAGGTGTGGTTCTCGGTGTGGA
This Vogesella sp. LIG4 DNA region includes the following protein-coding sequences:
- a CDS encoding nitric oxide reductase activation protein NorD, with translation MEDLVGGWWDKLIRRAAYRGYPQAQVCLADIEKQAPLFFRAMGGDAALTVRSAVGTAHGARRRLLERIAGSNTQVELAWRDGQSLYLPDKIDLYPDTALNRDLYFWLMALAAQPVPAGDWLSRNRLAAAACLAQMPGLAALYRRLVAALLPLRDNPREPAAAAREAAIRQALQAPEQAVQLPAAGGAPQPVLLWLHPEPPGSAAANPDDGQTPESSQGDSRDGRQRRRYRARRETPDERKNGMLLQFRAESIFTWDDYVKVNRHQDDDDVDDGAAAEDMDRLTVARDGKTRSSRLKFDLDLPAAAYDDTPLGGGILLPEWDWRRQRLVADHCRLQPMQPRDAQPAGLPDSLRPLARRLRRQFQALSPERTRKSGEASGPDIDLDRVIRFLAERNSGVAVAEPALYQAWPPGGRSMACLLLADLSLSTESWLGEAGQVIHVIRDSLLLFAEALAACGDSFGLYGFSSIRRSEVRYLLLKDFAERYDDAARGRILAIRPGYYTRMGAAIRQSTRILLEQPAQRRLLLIVSDGKPNDLDHYEGRYGVEDTRHAVLEARQAGLIPFCVTVDKEAGEYLPHLFGRRGYSVVHDARRLPQVLTSLYARLTA
- a CDS encoding DUF3079 domain-containing protein, whose product is MAKKFPIHPAHPERVCWGCDKYCPAGSLQCGNGSGRTQHPAEILGDDWYLHGDWGLELEENTPADVSGKR
- a CDS encoding nitrite reductase, which produces MKVPRMSALAQGVLLVTLPLAASLAWADAAAKPQPEAAYQSAPSPLAGEEMYQNINPKAPPMTKAEFARAKQIYFERCAGCHGVLRKGATGKPLTPDITLAKGTDYLKVFIAYGSPAGMPNWQTSGEMTPQDVDLMARYVQQEPPTPPEYSMADIEKSRKELVPVAQRPTHKMNNYNLDNLFSVTLRDSGEVALIDGDSKQIINIVKTGYAVHISRLSSSGRYLYVIGRDAKINLIDLWMPKPDNVAEVKVGLEARSVETSKFKGWEDKIAVAGTYWPPQFVIMDGDTLKPRKIVSTRGMTVDNEYHPEPRVASIVSSHYKPEFVINAKETGKIMMVDYSDLNNLKTTTIDSAKFLHDGGFDSSGRYFLVAANASNKIAVVDTKLDKLAALVDVGKTPHPGRGANFVHPKFGPVWSTSHLGSDDVTLIGTDPVKHPQYAWKAVATFKGQGGGSLFIKTHPKSHNLWVDTPLNPEAKVSQSVAVYDINNLDKGPQIVDVAACAKLGDDGAKRVVQPEYNKAGDEVWFSVWSAKNKESAIVVVDDKTRSCKAVIKDKRLITPTGKFNVFNTQHDIY